In Sulfurisphaera javensis, a single genomic region encodes these proteins:
- a CDS encoding phenylalanine--tRNA ligase subunit alpha — MLSENEIKILEYLAKVKEASAENISKQLNIPLDTVFSISRLLKEKGYIELEEKEHIKYELTEEGKRRLNEGFPEEKLLNTLAGKEGKIKDLKEKIGKDFDIAIGWAKRKGLIKIEDDNIIPLVQVYEAKEEKEALKKPEDAKEEIIQQLLYRKMLIKKTEKELYLRLIKETVETKPSITFLTSELLVSGEWRKYTLREYNVEAFPPFYSLGKKHFFKEFLEKLRDLMKELGFKEVYSDYIEMEFYNFDLLFQAQDHPAREIHDSFAITGKGKIADEKLIEKVRQIHEKGWKYTWDVNIAMRLMLRSQTTATTARVLASRPKPPIKVFTIGKVFRPDSIDATHLIEFHQLDGLVIEDGYNFRDLLGTLKEIFNGIGIKEIKFKPAYFPFTEPSVEVYGKIEGLGWVEMSGAGLLRPEILEAVNISSSAGAWGIGIDRLAMLLFGLKDIRLLYASDVEYLRNRKVDINAYY, encoded by the coding sequence ATGTTAAGTGAAAATGAAATTAAAATCTTAGAATATTTAGCTAAAGTAAAGGAAGCATCAGCAGAAAATATCAGTAAGCAACTTAACATTCCATTAGATACTGTATTTAGCATTTCAAGACTACTAAAAGAGAAAGGGTACATAGAACTAGAAGAAAAAGAACATATAAAATATGAGCTTACTGAGGAAGGAAAACGAAGACTAAATGAAGGTTTTCCAGAGGAAAAACTCTTGAACACTTTAGCTGGCAAAGAAGGTAAAATTAAAGATTTGAAGGAAAAAATAGGGAAAGATTTCGATATAGCTATAGGTTGGGCTAAAAGAAAAGGCCTTATTAAAATAGAAGACGATAATATAATCCCTCTTGTTCAAGTTTACGAAGCAAAAGAAGAAAAAGAAGCACTTAAAAAACCAGAAGATGCAAAAGAAGAGATTATTCAACAATTATTATATAGAAAAATGCTGATTAAAAAAACAGAAAAGGAGCTATATCTCAGATTAATTAAAGAAACTGTTGAAACCAAACCTTCAATTACTTTCTTAACTTCAGAGTTGTTAGTCTCTGGTGAATGGAGAAAATACACTTTAAGGGAATATAATGTTGAAGCTTTTCCTCCTTTTTATTCTTTAGGGAAAAAGCATTTCTTTAAAGAATTCCTTGAAAAGTTAAGAGATTTAATGAAGGAATTAGGATTTAAAGAAGTTTATTCAGATTACATAGAAATGGAATTTTATAATTTTGACTTGTTATTTCAAGCTCAAGACCATCCTGCCAGAGAGATCCATGATAGTTTTGCTATAACTGGAAAGGGTAAAATCGCTGACGAAAAGTTAATTGAGAAAGTTAGACAAATACATGAAAAAGGGTGGAAATACACTTGGGATGTTAACATAGCTATGAGACTTATGTTAAGGAGTCAAACTACAGCAACAACAGCAAGAGTATTAGCTTCAAGACCTAAGCCACCAATAAAAGTATTCACTATAGGTAAAGTTTTCAGACCAGATTCCATCGATGCCACACACTTAATTGAATTTCATCAGTTAGATGGTTTAGTTATTGAAGATGGCTATAACTTTAGAGATTTACTAGGAACGCTTAAGGAAATATTTAATGGAATTGGGATTAAGGAAATAAAGTTTAAACCAGCTTATTTCCCATTTACCGAACCAAGTGTGGAGGTATACGGAAAAATAGAAGGATTAGGTTGGGTAGAAATGTCTGGAGCAGGATTACTAAGACCAGAAATACTTGAGGCTGTTAATATAAGCTCTTCTGCAGGTGCGTGGGGAATTGGAATAGATAGATTAGCAATGTTATTGTTTGGACTTAAAGATATAAGATTATTATACGCCTCTGATGTTGAATATCTAAGAAATAGAAAGGTAGATATTAATGCCTACTATTAA
- a CDS encoding metal-dependent hydrolase, whose product MAQLRWLGHAAVELNLSGKHIVIDPMIKDNPLSPVKLNYFENNLDLIIVTHDHYDHLGDTVELMKINPKAHLFATYDLENYLATQFNISWDRIIPANVGGYVDFNGIKLALTKAVHSSEHSDPTGVIVNGDGVTIYHAGDTGLFEDMKLIGEIFKPDYVLLPIGGRFTMDPYQAAIAVEMLKPRKYAIPIHYNTWDLIKVNPDDFAKEVSKRGYKALVLQPGQSVEL is encoded by the coding sequence ATGGCACAGCTAAGATGGTTAGGTCATGCAGCAGTTGAACTCAACTTATCGGGAAAACATATTGTAATAGATCCAATGATAAAGGACAATCCTTTATCTCCAGTAAAGTTAAACTATTTTGAGAATAACCTAGACTTAATAATAGTGACTCATGATCATTATGATCATTTAGGAGATACGGTTGAACTAATGAAAATAAATCCTAAAGCCCACTTATTTGCTACATATGATCTTGAGAATTATCTAGCAACGCAATTTAACATTTCATGGGATAGAATAATACCAGCCAATGTAGGTGGTTATGTTGATTTTAACGGCATAAAATTAGCTTTAACTAAGGCTGTTCATTCAAGTGAGCATAGTGATCCAACTGGAGTTATTGTTAACGGAGATGGTGTTACAATTTACCATGCAGGAGATACTGGATTATTCGAAGATATGAAGCTAATCGGAGAGATCTTCAAACCTGATTATGTTCTACTACCTATAGGTGGAAGATTTACAATGGATCCTTATCAGGCAGCTATAGCTGTCGAGATGCTGAAACCTAGAAAATATGCGATACCTATCCATTATAATACTTGGGATTTAATAAAAGTTAATCCTGATGATTTCGCAAAAGAAGTATCTAAAAGAGGCTATAAAGCTCTTGTACTTCAGCCAGGACAGAGCGTGGAATTATAA
- the map gene encoding type II methionyl aminopeptidase, with translation MEESALELLKKAGKIAAKARDIGAKAIKPGAKVYDICEEVEKIIVEEGAKPAFPCNLSINAEAAHYSPKIDDEKTIPEGAVVKLDVGAHIDGYITDTAVTVVLDDKYQKLAEAAKDALQAAIANMRPGVDLGEIGKNIEKIIKMYGFKPIKNLGGHLIKRYELHAGVFVPNIYERGLGRVIEGNTYAIEPFATTGEGEVIEGKEVTIYSIKSLNARNLTDEEKKFLDEIYQRANMLPFSERWLKDLGEPEYIRQMLKILVRRGALRAYPILIEIRKGLVSQFEHTVLVSKDGAEIIT, from the coding sequence GTGGAAGAATCTGCATTAGAACTATTAAAAAAGGCTGGAAAGATAGCAGCAAAGGCAAGGGATATTGGTGCTAAAGCAATTAAGCCAGGCGCGAAAGTATATGATATTTGCGAAGAAGTTGAAAAAATTATTGTAGAAGAAGGAGCAAAACCAGCATTTCCTTGCAATTTATCTATAAATGCAGAGGCAGCACATTATAGTCCTAAAATAGACGATGAAAAAACAATTCCAGAAGGTGCAGTTGTTAAGTTAGACGTAGGTGCCCATATTGACGGTTACATTACTGACACAGCCGTTACTGTAGTTTTAGATGATAAATATCAAAAATTAGCTGAAGCTGCTAAAGATGCTCTTCAAGCAGCAATAGCCAATATGAGACCTGGAGTAGATTTAGGAGAAATAGGCAAAAACATAGAAAAAATAATTAAAATGTATGGGTTTAAACCTATTAAAAATTTAGGTGGTCACTTAATTAAAAGATACGAACTTCATGCTGGGGTTTTTGTTCCAAACATTTATGAAAGAGGTCTTGGAAGAGTAATAGAAGGAAATACTTATGCCATAGAGCCTTTTGCTACGACTGGGGAAGGAGAAGTTATTGAAGGAAAAGAGGTTACAATATATTCTATTAAGTCTTTAAATGCTAGAAATCTTACTGATGAAGAGAAAAAATTTCTTGATGAAATTTATCAAAGGGCTAACATGCTGCCTTTTAGTGAAAGATGGCTAAAAGATCTTGGAGAACCAGAGTACATAAGGCAAATGTTAAAAATCCTTGTAAGAAGAGGGGCTTTGAGAGCCTATCCGATATTGATTGAAATTAGAAAAGGTCTTGTTTCGCAATTCGAGCATACAGTTTTAGTGTCTAAAGATGGAGCTGAGATAATAACATGA
- a CDS encoding DUF1512 domain-containing protein translates to MFELLAYAQTSSSQINATYTIIGYFVFFLIIILLSLPGFQQKMYVYFVARDIESGLAKLENFSKNAKKKTTELLKKNGAMNADELTEKFAEWFTIDPVSVEPTDIISRMRLLMRTSEDKIKQLIALSLPNLDPVTRSKIEVSAEIVNALNMLYKVIRHYLLLGKKLQSYFILVQLQSVVPMLVKMAEAYEKAQDVFLKGIPVGDGLGTLVASRFLVNISEKWSPSREMIAGETEFEGRKLVVLKAEGPMATVGTPGEAVENVVNRLGGKVSRIITVDAAAKLEGEQTGSIAEGTGVAMGDPGPEKIAIERVAVKYNIPIDAIIVKMSMEEAITEMPKEVYEAADKVVEMVKQLIRQRTQPGDTVILIGVGNTAGVAQ, encoded by the coding sequence ATGTTTGAATTATTAGCATATGCTCAAACAAGCTCAAGCCAAATTAATGCTACATATACTATAATAGGTTACTTTGTGTTTTTCCTAATTATAATATTGCTATCACTACCTGGTTTTCAGCAAAAAATGTATGTGTATTTCGTAGCTAGGGACATTGAAAGCGGATTAGCAAAATTAGAAAACTTTAGTAAAAATGCAAAGAAAAAAACAACTGAGTTACTTAAGAAAAACGGTGCGATGAATGCTGATGAACTAACAGAAAAATTTGCTGAGTGGTTTACTATTGACCCAGTAAGTGTTGAACCTACTGATATAATCAGTAGAATGCGACTCTTAATGAGAACTAGTGAAGATAAAATAAAACAACTAATAGCATTATCTTTACCTAACTTAGATCCAGTTACAAGAAGCAAAATAGAAGTTTCAGCTGAAATAGTTAATGCTTTAAATATGTTATATAAAGTAATTAGGCATTATCTATTACTTGGTAAAAAACTTCAAAGTTACTTTATACTTGTTCAGTTACAATCAGTAGTCCCAATGTTAGTAAAAATGGCTGAGGCTTATGAGAAAGCACAAGACGTATTTTTAAAGGGAATTCCTGTTGGAGATGGATTAGGAACATTAGTAGCATCTAGATTCTTAGTAAATATATCCGAGAAATGGTCTCCTAGCAGAGAAATGATAGCTGGGGAAACAGAATTTGAAGGAAGAAAATTAGTAGTGTTAAAAGCTGAGGGACCAATGGCCACTGTTGGTACGCCTGGAGAAGCTGTAGAGAATGTAGTAAATAGATTAGGAGGAAAAGTAAGTAGAATAATTACTGTTGATGCAGCAGCTAAATTAGAAGGAGAACAAACTGGAAGTATAGCCGAAGGTACTGGTGTTGCTATGGGTGATCCGGGTCCTGAAAAAATAGCTATTGAAAGAGTTGCTGTAAAATACAATATTCCTATAGACGCTATAATAGTAAAAATGAGTATGGAAGAAGCTATTACGGAGATGCCTAAAGAAGTATATGAGGCTGCTGACAAAGTGGTAGAGATGGTAAAACAATTAATTAGACAGAGAACCCAACCAGGAGATACTGTGATATTAATAGGTGTTGGTAACACTGCGGGTGTGGCCCAATGA
- a CDS encoding HD domain-containing protein codes for MKKIFDEIHGYITLNDVETKLVDTSVFQRLRRIKQTSLAYIVYPGAMHSRFSHSLGNIFLANKLAQRLYSEGVITQEEIQYLRLSALLKDLGQFPFSHSIEPIFLNKNISNTYLRDLILSKNQEINEIFDEFSISLKKILDIYHGNSFISAIIDSDVDVDRMDYLVRDSMHTGVQLGSLDLDRLIDTINYGENKTIIILDKGLNSLENFYISRLHMYQSVYYHKTILGYEIQLRDIFFHLADYCCPGIFDESFLKEIISSNYFAYWDDEWIYSKLYESLVDSSVPENLKMKIKNFLDRNGPKVIYEEISFQNQGSRIEENVLKLNKYGIPESAIYPFEEAIKIIDKNRIKVRIKNKEKDLREYSSTLLNVIPSTIYIRRIYVENMYAKKARDILS; via the coding sequence ATGAAAAAGATATTTGACGAAATTCATGGTTATATAACTCTTAATGATGTTGAAACTAAGCTTGTTGATACTTCAGTTTTTCAAAGATTAAGGAGAATTAAACAAACTAGTTTAGCTTATATTGTTTACCCTGGTGCAATGCATTCAAGATTTAGTCACTCTCTAGGAAATATTTTTTTAGCAAATAAACTTGCACAAAGACTTTATTCTGAAGGTGTTATAACACAAGAGGAAATTCAGTATTTAAGGCTCTCGGCTTTGCTTAAAGATTTGGGTCAGTTTCCTTTTAGCCATTCAATAGAGCCAATTTTTCTAAATAAAAATATAAGCAACACATATCTTAGGGATTTAATTTTAAGTAAAAATCAAGAAATAAATGAAATTTTTGATGAGTTTTCAATCTCGTTGAAGAAAATATTAGACATTTATCATGGGAACTCCTTTATTTCAGCTATAATAGATAGTGACGTAGATGTAGATAGAATGGATTATTTAGTTAGGGATTCAATGCATACTGGTGTTCAATTAGGAAGTTTAGATTTGGATAGGCTAATAGATACAATAAATTACGGAGAAAACAAGACAATAATAATATTAGATAAAGGACTGAATTCTTTAGAGAATTTTTACATTTCAAGGCTTCATATGTATCAATCAGTTTATTATCATAAAACTATATTAGGGTACGAGATCCAACTAAGAGATATTTTCTTTCACCTTGCAGACTATTGTTGTCCCGGAATTTTTGATGAATCTTTCTTGAAAGAAATTATATCCTCAAATTACTTTGCATATTGGGATGATGAATGGATATATTCAAAACTATATGAGAGTCTAGTTGATTCCTCAGTACCTGAAAATTTAAAGATGAAAATAAAGAATTTTCTTGATAGAAATGGACCTAAAGTCATTTATGAAGAAATTTCTTTTCAAAATCAAGGGTCGAGGATAGAAGAGAATGTTTTAAAGTTAAATAAATATGGTATTCCAGAATCAGCTATCTATCCATTTGAAGAAGCAATTAAAATTATAGATAAAAACAGAATCAAAGTAAGGATTAAAAATAAAGAAAAAGATCTAAGGGAGTATTCAAGTACATTGCTGAATGTAATTCCATCCACAATTTATATTAGAAGAATTTATGTTGAAAACATGTATGCTAAAAAAGCGAGGGATATACTAAGTTGA
- a CDS encoding phosphoglycolate phosphatase, with amino-acid sequence MIKLVLTDVDGTLTTDRDTYEIDLDAIEILRLLEKRGVKVGLVSGNSYPVLRGLYTYFNFHGGLVAENGCVVYYNNNMVKVCEEIDKNLALEFEREFKVRNSWQNEFKYCDLSFTPPLLPENMISWAKERNLYIKTSGYAIHISRSLSGKGIGVRKLIELHGLDKSEVLGIGDSNTDIEFLQEVGFKVVVGNGDKEVKKIADYITFNKSGKGVVEIITKLLRGEING; translated from the coding sequence TTGATTAAATTAGTTTTAACAGACGTTGATGGAACACTTACAACAGACAGAGATACTTATGAGATTGATTTAGATGCAATAGAAATACTACGTTTATTAGAAAAACGTGGAGTAAAAGTAGGTTTAGTTAGTGGGAATTCTTATCCAGTACTCAGAGGTTTATATACTTACTTTAATTTTCATGGTGGGTTAGTAGCTGAGAATGGTTGTGTAGTTTATTATAATAATAATATGGTTAAAGTGTGTGAAGAAATAGACAAAAATCTAGCACTAGAATTTGAGAGAGAGTTTAAGGTCAGAAATAGTTGGCAAAATGAATTTAAGTATTGTGATTTATCTTTTACACCTCCTCTCTTGCCAGAAAATATGATTAGTTGGGCGAAAGAACGAAATTTATATATTAAAACGAGTGGTTATGCTATACACATTTCAAGGTCATTAAGTGGTAAAGGTATAGGTGTTAGAAAGCTAATTGAATTACATGGATTAGATAAGTCAGAAGTATTAGGTATAGGAGATTCTAACACGGATATAGAATTTTTACAAGAGGTAGGTTTTAAAGTGGTAGTCGGTAATGGTGATAAAGAAGTTAAAAAAATAGCCGATTATATAACATTTAATAAGAGTGGTAAAGGAGTAGTTGAAATAATAACTAAATTACTTAGAGGCGAAATAAATGGATGA